A genomic stretch from Hemibagrus wyckioides isolate EC202008001 linkage group LG18, SWU_Hwy_1.0, whole genome shotgun sequence includes:
- the rpl17 gene encoding 60S ribosomal protein L17, with translation MVRYSLDPENPTKSCKARGSNLRVHFKNTRETAQAIKGMHIRKATKYLKDVVVQRQCVPFRRYNGGVGRCAQAKQHDWTQGRWPKKSAEFLLHMLKNAESNAELKGLDVDSLVIEHIQVNKAPKMRRRTYRAHGRINPYMSSPCHIEMILTEKEQIVPKPEEEVAQKKKVSQKKLKKQKLMARE, from the exons ATGGTCCGCTACTCGCTCGACCCCGAGAACCCGACTAAGT CGTGCAAGGCACGGGGCTCCAACCTTCGTGTCCACTTCAAG AACACACGTGAGACAGCTCAGGCCATCAAAGGCATGCACATTCGCAAAGCCACAAAGTACCTGAAGGACGTCGTGGTCCAGCGCCAGTGTGTCCCCTTCCGCCGTTACAATGGCGGTGTTGGCCGCTGTGCCCAG GCCAAGCAGCATGACTGGACTCAGGGACGCTGGCCTAAGAAAAGTGCAGAGTTCCTCCTCCACATGCTGAAGAATGCAGAGAGCAACGCTGAACTGAAG GGTTTGGATGTGGACTCTCTGGTGATTGAGCATATCCAGGTGAACAAGGCCCCTAAGATGCGCAGGCGTACCTACCGTGCCCACGGACGCATCAACCCCTACATGAGCTCCCCCTGCCACATTGAGATGATCCTCACCGAGAAGGAGCAGATTGTTCCAAAGCCAGAGGAGGAGGTCGCTCAGAAGAAAAAG gTTTCCCAGAAGAAGCTGAAGAAGCAGAAACTCATGGCTCgggagtaa
- the nkx6.1 gene encoding homeobox protein Nkx-6.1, which yields MLAVGQMDGPRQGAFLLNTSPLSALHSMTEMKTPLYPAYPLPSSGPASSTSPTSTSPNPGGVPVSSPGIKTSAAGLSALASQQCGTSATPHGINDILSRPSVVSSGAATSPAGLLSGLPRFSSLSPPPPPGLYFSPSAAAVAVARYPKPLAELPGRTPIFWPGVVQSPHWRDARFACSPHQNSVLLDKDGKRKHTRPTFSGQQIFALEKTFEQTKYLAGPERARLAYSLGMTESQVKVWFQNRRTKWRKRHAAEMASAKKKQDSETERLKGASENEDDDDDYNKPLDPNSDDEKITQLLKKHKPNPGLIMHAGDTDSS from the exons ATGTTAGCTGTGGGGCAAATGGACGGACCTCGTCAGGGCGCCTTTCTCCTCAACACCTCGCCTTTATCTGCTCTGCACAGCATGACCGAAATGAAGACGCCTCTCTACCCGGCTTACCCGTTACCGTCTAGCGGTCCGGCGTCGTCTACCTCCCCTACCTCGACCTCTCCCAACCCGGGCGGGGTCCCGGTGTCTTCCCCGGGGATCAAAACATCAGCGGCTGGACTCTCGGCTCTCGCATCCCAGCAGTGCGGGACTTCGGCCACCCCACACGGGATAAACGACATCCTCAGTCGGCCGTCGGTGGTCTCTTCTGGAGCAGCGACCTCTCCAGCCGGTCTGCTGTCTGGTCTGCCCCGCTTCAGCAGCCTAAGTCCACCTCCTCCTCCGGGGCTTTACTTCAGCCCGAGCGCAGCTGCCGTGGCCGTGGCCCGCTACCCCAAACCTCTGGCCGAACTGCCCGGCCGGACCCCTATATTTTGGCCGGGAGTGGTGCAAAGCCCGCACTGGAGAGATGCCAGATTTGCGTGTTCACCTC ATCAGAACTCAGTGCTGCTGGATAAGGACGGAAAGAGGAAACACACAAGACCCACGTTTTCCGGTCAGCAAATTTTCGCGCTGGAAAAGACTTTTGAACAGACCAAGTATTTAGCAGGACCGGAGAGAGCGCGTCTGGCCTACTCCCTGGGCATGACAGAGAGCCAAGTTAAG GTGTGGTTTCAGAACCGGAGAACGAAGTGGCGGAAGCGGCATGCGGCTGAGATGGCCTCGGCCAAAAAGAAACAAGACTCGGAGACCGAACGGCTGAAAGGTGCGTCGGAAAACGAAGACGATGACGACGATTACAACAAGCCTTTAGACCCAAACTCGGACGACGAAAAAATCACGCAACTGTTGAAGAAACACAAACCGAACCCCGGGCTCATAATGCACGCAGGGGACACCGACAGCTCGTAA